A part of Streptomyces sp. NBC_01235 genomic DNA contains:
- a CDS encoding cytochrome P450 translates to MWNIYGYPECAEALSNTKVFSSDMMRLEPIQVDEALVDGDFGHTDPPKHRKLRGLVDHAFKPALLGRLESQVHGIIHELLDQLDGKPSFDLMKDFAAPLPLIVIADLMGVPPSDRVVLRGWMDKMLQGGEELKSPEEQLEGKEQLEKELELLWEMRDYWKDMAVERRKKPRGDLVSELLDAEIDGERLTDSQISNICNRMMVNGHLTTAMLIGNTMLCLDAFPEEGAKVRADRSLLPSAIEESLRFLSPICGVGRATNTDVEIGGTTIPKDQLLIVWTGSANRDERQFHDPNTFVADRTPNAHLGLGRGVHFCIGRQLARMEAKAAVEVLLDRFPDLRPDPAAPPTFLQVIDVDGVETLPVLAG, encoded by the coding sequence ATGTGGAACATCTACGGCTACCCCGAGTGCGCCGAGGCCCTCAGTAACACGAAGGTCTTCTCCAGCGACATGATGCGGCTGGAGCCCATCCAGGTGGACGAGGCCCTCGTCGACGGCGACTTCGGCCACACCGACCCGCCGAAGCACCGCAAGCTGCGCGGCCTGGTCGACCACGCCTTCAAGCCCGCCCTGCTGGGACGCCTCGAGTCACAGGTGCACGGCATCATCCACGAGCTCCTGGACCAACTGGACGGCAAGCCGTCCTTCGATCTCATGAAGGACTTCGCCGCACCGCTGCCGCTCATCGTGATCGCGGATCTGATGGGCGTCCCGCCGAGCGACCGCGTCGTGCTGCGCGGGTGGATGGACAAGATGCTCCAAGGAGGTGAGGAACTGAAGTCCCCGGAGGAGCAGTTGGAGGGAAAGGAGCAGCTGGAGAAGGAACTCGAACTGCTCTGGGAGATGCGTGACTACTGGAAGGACATGGCGGTCGAGCGCAGAAAGAAGCCGCGCGGCGACCTCGTCAGCGAGCTCCTCGATGCCGAAATCGACGGCGAGCGCCTGACGGACAGCCAGATATCCAACATCTGCAACCGGATGATGGTCAATGGGCACCTCACCACCGCCATGCTGATCGGCAACACCATGCTGTGTCTGGATGCCTTTCCGGAAGAGGGCGCCAAGGTCCGAGCGGACAGGTCCCTCCTGCCTTCCGCGATCGAGGAATCCCTTCGCTTCCTGAGTCCCATCTGCGGAGTGGGGCGGGCCACCAACACCGACGTGGAAATAGGCGGCACAACGATCCCCAAGGACCAGTTGCTCATCGTGTGGACCGGCTCCGCCAACCGCGACGAGCGCCAGTTCCACGACCCGAACACCTTCGTCGCCGACCGCACGCCCAACGCACACCTCGGACTGGGCCGCGGCGTCCACTTCTGCATCGGCCGGCAGCTGGCCCGGATGGAGGCCAAGGCCGCCGTGGAGGTCCTCCTGGACCGGTTCCCCGACCTGCGCCCCGACCCGGCCGCCCCGCCCACGTTCCTGCAGGTGATCGACGTCGATGGCGTCGAGACCCTACCGGTCCTCGCCGGTTGA
- a CDS encoding thioesterase II family protein yields MSVEDRGETALLCVPFAGAGPSFFHPWRELAGDRWRVVPVELPGRERRILETPYRNVVEAAKNSIDDIVADLGEGARTVLFGHSLGAVLAYELAHLLSTRDVHVERLVVSGSPGPWTQRERRATGLPEEEFLLRVEEFAGFRHEALDHPDLRELILPMLRADCEMHENYIPSTDEPVSVPICSIRGSSDTLVTAEEAQGWRDATTSEFSFVEFPGGHMYLVDLGQEVLNVIAAESARGH; encoded by the coding sequence ATGTCTGTGGAAGACCGGGGCGAGACCGCGCTGCTGTGCGTGCCGTTCGCAGGGGCGGGCCCTTCGTTCTTCCATCCGTGGAGGGAACTGGCCGGCGACCGGTGGCGCGTGGTCCCGGTCGAACTGCCCGGCAGGGAGCGGCGGATCCTTGAGACGCCGTACCGGAACGTCGTCGAAGCGGCCAAGAACTCGATCGACGACATTGTCGCGGACCTCGGCGAAGGGGCGCGGACCGTGCTGTTCGGGCACAGCCTGGGCGCGGTGCTCGCGTACGAGCTGGCGCATCTGCTGAGCACGCGCGATGTGCACGTCGAGCGGCTGGTCGTCAGTGGCTCGCCGGGGCCGTGGACCCAGCGGGAGAGGCGGGCGACAGGACTTCCGGAGGAGGAATTCCTCCTCCGGGTCGAGGAGTTCGCGGGATTCCGGCACGAGGCACTCGACCACCCAGATCTGCGTGAACTGATTCTCCCCATGCTGCGGGCCGACTGCGAGATGCACGAGAACTATATCCCGAGCACCGATGAACCGGTGTCGGTGCCGATCTGCTCGATTCGGGGCAGCTCCGACACGTTGGTCACCGCGGAAGAGGCTCAAGGTTGGCGGGACGCGACCACCAGTGAATTCAGCTTCGTGGAGTTCCCAGGTGGTCACATGTACCTGGTCGATCTCGGCCAGGAGGTACTGAACGTGATCGCGGCAGAGTCCGCCCGTGGTCACTGA
- a CDS encoding phosphopantetheine-binding protein, giving the protein MIADSVRTIWCRELQRDDILADDDFFALGGQSVIMARIQGAFIDELGVEVPIDQMFLNPTVASISAYIESLGTVSQ; this is encoded by the coding sequence ATGATTGCCGACAGCGTGCGCACCATCTGGTGCCGAGAACTCCAGCGCGATGACATCTTGGCCGACGACGACTTCTTCGCTCTGGGCGGCCAGTCCGTGATCATGGCCAGGATTCAGGGTGCCTTCATCGACGAGCTGGGCGTCGAGGTCCCGATCGATCAGATGTTCCTCAATCCGACGGTGGCGTCGATTTCTGCGTACATCGAATCCCTGGGCACGGTGAGCCAGTAG
- a CDS encoding amino acid adenylation domain-containing protein, giving the protein MILQGKRVALPSAPVVHKQFEAHAEATPDAVAVFCAGQRVTYAELNAKANRFAHFLAARGHGRGARLGVCLDYSIDLLVAILGTLKAGAAYVPLDPSYPAARLQLLLGQMPDLALIVASPATAGLVESAAVEVIDLEQSSDDLAGLPATDPDVLVTGDDVCYAVFTSGSTGTPKVTAVRHEGWFNLLNWLKLEYGLHRGSNNLVVSAFGFDLSQRSLMMPLFCGATQNLMASRNFDAAMAFRMLAEHDVRTVHCASSTLYLLVDWETARGGDTLARLDYVLFGGEPLKVQRIADWARREANTCTLLHQYGVAECTDVASSYDLAEYWRGEHDNPPVGKPAHNTDLHILDERMRGVGAGESGEICISGTSVGAGYLNGTGPESERFTTVVVDGESRRLYRTGDRGYVTPGGDLVVVGRMDAQVKVRGMRIDPADVERALGRLAGVREAAVVITYDDSGEAELIAFIVPERDDLTENDVRTRLLGTLPRNMVPTKFINIPQIPLSPHGKVDRAALVDACRNVYTGSGATA; this is encoded by the coding sequence ATGATCCTTCAGGGAAAGCGGGTCGCCCTGCCCTCGGCGCCCGTCGTCCACAAGCAGTTCGAGGCCCACGCGGAAGCCACTCCCGACGCCGTTGCCGTCTTCTGCGCCGGGCAACGGGTGACGTACGCAGAACTCAACGCGAAGGCCAACCGGTTCGCGCACTTCCTCGCCGCGCGTGGGCACGGCCGGGGTGCGAGACTCGGCGTCTGCCTCGACTACTCGATCGACCTGCTCGTCGCCATCCTGGGCACATTGAAGGCAGGCGCGGCCTACGTACCGCTCGACCCGTCCTACCCCGCGGCGAGACTCCAGTTGCTGCTGGGCCAGATGCCCGATCTCGCCCTGATCGTGGCCTCCCCTGCGACGGCCGGGCTGGTCGAGTCGGCGGCCGTCGAGGTCATCGACCTGGAGCAGTCCTCCGACGACCTTGCGGGTCTGCCGGCGACCGACCCCGACGTCCTGGTCACCGGGGACGACGTGTGCTACGCGGTCTTCACGTCCGGGTCGACCGGCACGCCGAAGGTGACCGCGGTGCGGCACGAGGGCTGGTTCAACCTGTTGAACTGGCTGAAGCTCGAGTACGGCCTGCACCGCGGGTCGAACAACCTGGTCGTCAGCGCGTTCGGGTTCGATCTCTCCCAGCGCAGCCTGATGATGCCGTTGTTCTGCGGAGCCACCCAGAACCTGATGGCGAGCCGGAACTTCGACGCCGCGATGGCCTTCCGCATGCTGGCCGAGCACGATGTACGCACGGTGCACTGCGCCTCCAGCACGCTGTACCTGCTGGTGGACTGGGAGACCGCACGTGGAGGTGACACGCTCGCCCGGCTCGACTACGTGCTCTTCGGCGGGGAACCGCTGAAGGTCCAGCGGATCGCGGACTGGGCGCGGCGCGAGGCCAATACGTGCACCCTCCTGCACCAGTACGGCGTCGCCGAGTGCACGGATGTGGCGTCGTCGTACGACCTCGCCGAGTACTGGAGGGGCGAACACGACAACCCACCGGTCGGCAAGCCCGCCCACAACACCGACCTCCACATCCTCGACGAGCGGATGCGTGGAGTCGGGGCCGGGGAGTCCGGCGAGATCTGCATCTCCGGGACCAGCGTCGGCGCGGGCTACCTCAACGGCACCGGTCCCGAATCCGAGCGGTTCACCACGGTCGTGGTCGACGGTGAGTCGCGCAGGTTGTACCGCACGGGCGACCGCGGCTATGTGACGCCGGGCGGGGACCTCGTCGTGGTGGGCAGGATGGACGCGCAGGTGAAGGTGCGGGGCATGCGGATCGATCCCGCCGACGTGGAACGCGCGCTCGGCAGGCTGGCCGGGGTCCGGGAGGCCGCCGTGGTGATCACGTACGACGATTCCGGTGAGGCCGAGCTGATCGCGTTCATCGTCCCGGAGAGGGACGATCTCACCGAGAACGACGTGCGCACCCGCCTCCTCGGGACGCTGCCGCGGAACATGGTTCCGACCAAATTCATCAACATCCCGCAGATTCCGTTGAGCCCGCACGGAAAAGTGGACCGCGCTGCGCTGGTCGACGCGTGCCGGAATGTATACACCGGCAGCGGCGCGACGGCATAG
- a CDS encoding non-ribosomal peptide synthetase — MEQDRSPMAADGAVPHPADVTITALFERQSRATPEAIAVVCDDQTLTYGQLAEWSDRFAAGLIDRGVGPEAAVAVALPRSAELVAVLLGVLKAGAAYLPMDPDYPAERMEFMLRDVRPTLRIGTDRAPGEPYGPCPVVTPAEITVGGGMPGTHRAPRPEQLAYVIYTSGSTGTPKGIGITHRDVVDLASDSRFAGGAHTCVLLHSPLAFDASVYELWVPLLTGGRVVVDTSEDLTPGVLADLVSRNGVTAVWLTSALFNVLVEDDPHCLAGLREVWAGGDRVLAPVVRRAMQACPDTRFVNGYGPTETTVFATSHRVERAQDLGAEVPIGRALDTMRAHVLDERLCPVRPGTPGELYVAGGGLARGYLNRSAQTAARFVACPFGTPGERMYRTGDLVTATEDGELTYQGRADHQVKVRGFRIEPGEVEAALLSHPEVAHAAVVARQDDGPGGKQLVGYVVPAAGDRATSERHSAEGVPTSDVLARELRTFLGTRLPEYMVPAAFVLLDGLPLTPNGKLDRAALPAPEFVSTAYRSPATDGERILAAVFSEVLGRERVGVDDDFFSLGGDSIQSIQVVSRSRARGLSVSSQEIFRRRTVAAIAAAAAEAPTDEPPVLAEPEGGGVGRMPLMPVAHWLRERGPGFDRLLQAVVLELPPGIDRTGLSAVLTAVVDRHDLLRARLLPDGLLVGEPGSVDVDPLVRRVAHEGPWTGESWHRLLTGELDAAAGRLDPSTGVVAQCVWFDPPSGSGRLLLALHHLVVDGVSWRILMPDLAAAWHQVRDGRTPELPPVGTSVRCWAHALADEASSDARRAELETWRSIVDGPDPVLGTRRLDPVADVRSTVEKVRVQLPQSVTQALLTAVPDAYRGGVNDGLLAALAVAVARWRRDRGVTEPSTLLRLEGHGREEEAILGADLSRTVGWFTSVFPVRLDTAGIDLDEAFAAGPAAGALLKAVKEQLLAVPDRGLGYGLLRHLDPRGAEALGTSSLGQIGFNYLGRFSATDMPQHLRGLGWTLTSDIAECTELAELDAGHDPAMPALCELDINAMVTDTPEGPRIGAVFAAPKGVLSAGEVRELADLWCTALTALARHATSPDAGGLTPSDVPLVTVGQPEIEAWEGRYQGLTDIWPLTALQSGLLHHSSLADNDADTYQVQLVFDFEGPVDAVRMRAAGQALLRRHAALRTAFVPNAAGDLVQLVVDGVELPWRERTVAADSFERFLTEDRTEPFDPATPPLLRLTLVRVDDAHTRLVLTAHHVLFDGWSEPLLLHDLIRLYAGAPASLLAARSFKDFLAWLDRQDHDRSVRAHTEALAGLAGPTLVAPAGTGTSATGFGVRDIALTTDEAQALVRRAAELGSTPSNLVQAAWAAVLAEITGSTDVVFGTTVSGRPPALPGVDSVVGLCINTLPVRVRCRPRSTPTQLVADLQATHADLLEHHHTGLIDIHAATGFDTLFDTLVVYQSYPFDNTAIAEASAAAGLPAPGFRSLAGSHYPLVVMAEQDPLPRLRLQYKNGLLDRDTVERIADLLLRMLRAFVADPGTAVGTVAAGRPQARTTGGAGTPLPGPLLAARVAQNAAAALVVDDVPTTLGEIASDAERLARTCRQNGLGPGSVVAVSCAHPVDQLTGLLAVLGIGGCFVELDPKDPLAWSEAVAREARPDAAVVDESAPGRPWGDLPRILVGSGGPHTVDGPADAPGDLRPDQPACLDFVPSATATPYGLLLTQAGLAAGAARFAGTGDEPLMAGPDTRATELLLALCGGRRVEIRKGSPPLSAVPTAGNEARLLSPSLAAVAPGGAGELYVAGEFAHGIPGRPGATAQRFVADPHGAPGSRLYRTGVRLRHTAGPVPADFGGHDARTEPEAVRTVLLAHPHVAQAAVVTAAQGLVAYVVAAEPQTVAADALRAHVAQRLPARMVPAALVALDALPTTADGRLDLRRLPDPPGTSRRAARTGHEEALCRLFADVLGRQEVGIDDDFFALGGNSLLATRLISRIRDDLGTEIAIGAMFRHRTIAELVARWDENTTRSGPRLRRRSKE, encoded by the coding sequence ATGGAGCAAGACCGGTCGCCGATGGCGGCCGACGGTGCTGTCCCGCATCCGGCCGACGTCACGATCACCGCGTTGTTCGAACGGCAGTCGAGGGCGACCCCCGAGGCGATCGCCGTAGTGTGCGACGACCAGACGCTGACCTACGGTCAACTCGCCGAGTGGTCCGACCGCTTCGCGGCCGGTCTCATCGATCGAGGAGTCGGCCCCGAGGCCGCCGTGGCAGTCGCGCTGCCGCGCTCGGCCGAGCTCGTCGCGGTACTGCTCGGCGTGCTCAAGGCCGGCGCCGCCTACCTTCCGATGGACCCGGACTACCCGGCCGAACGCATGGAGTTCATGCTCCGCGACGTACGGCCGACGCTGCGGATCGGTACCGATCGCGCGCCCGGCGAGCCCTATGGCCCCTGCCCTGTCGTGACACCCGCCGAGATCACGGTCGGCGGCGGCATGCCGGGCACCCACCGGGCCCCCCGTCCCGAGCAACTCGCCTACGTCATCTACACGTCCGGTTCGACCGGGACCCCCAAGGGCATCGGCATCACCCACCGGGACGTCGTGGACCTCGCGTCGGACAGCCGGTTCGCAGGCGGGGCCCACACGTGCGTGCTGCTGCACTCGCCGCTCGCCTTCGACGCCTCGGTCTACGAGTTGTGGGTCCCGCTGCTGACCGGTGGCCGGGTCGTGGTCGACACCTCGGAGGACCTCACCCCCGGTGTCCTCGCCGACCTCGTCTCCCGCAACGGCGTGACGGCGGTCTGGCTGACGAGCGCGCTGTTCAACGTCCTGGTCGAGGACGACCCCCACTGCCTGGCCGGGCTGCGGGAGGTCTGGGCCGGCGGCGACCGGGTGCTGGCACCCGTCGTCCGGCGGGCCATGCAGGCGTGCCCGGACACCCGGTTCGTCAACGGCTACGGGCCGACCGAGACCACGGTGTTCGCAACCAGCCACCGGGTGGAGCGCGCACAGGATCTCGGTGCGGAGGTACCGATCGGACGTGCCCTGGACACCATGCGGGCCCATGTCCTCGACGAGCGGCTGTGCCCCGTACGCCCGGGCACACCCGGCGAGCTGTACGTCGCCGGCGGCGGACTGGCCCGCGGCTACCTGAACCGGTCGGCACAGACGGCCGCGCGGTTCGTCGCCTGCCCGTTCGGAACCCCCGGGGAACGGATGTACCGCACCGGTGACCTGGTGACCGCCACCGAGGACGGCGAGCTGACCTACCAGGGCCGGGCCGATCACCAGGTGAAGGTGCGCGGCTTCCGCATCGAACCCGGCGAAGTCGAGGCCGCGCTGCTCTCGCACCCCGAGGTGGCGCACGCCGCGGTGGTCGCTCGCCAGGACGACGGCCCCGGCGGCAAACAGCTGGTCGGGTATGTCGTACCGGCGGCCGGCGACCGTGCGACGAGCGAGCGGCACAGCGCCGAGGGCGTGCCGACCTCCGACGTACTCGCCCGGGAACTGCGGACCTTCCTCGGCACACGGCTGCCCGAGTACATGGTGCCCGCCGCCTTCGTCCTGCTCGACGGATTGCCGCTGACCCCCAACGGCAAACTGGACCGGGCGGCGCTCCCCGCGCCGGAGTTCGTCTCGACCGCATACCGCTCGCCCGCCACGGACGGCGAGCGGATCCTCGCGGCGGTGTTCTCCGAGGTGCTGGGACGGGAACGGGTCGGCGTCGACGACGACTTCTTCTCCCTCGGCGGCGACAGCATCCAGTCGATCCAGGTGGTGTCCCGCAGCAGGGCGCGCGGCCTGTCCGTCAGCTCGCAGGAGATCTTCCGACGCCGGACCGTCGCGGCCATCGCCGCGGCCGCCGCCGAGGCTCCGACGGACGAACCGCCCGTCCTCGCCGAACCCGAAGGCGGCGGCGTGGGACGGATGCCCCTGATGCCGGTCGCCCACTGGCTCCGTGAGCGTGGGCCGGGCTTCGACCGGCTGCTGCAGGCGGTGGTACTGGAACTCCCGCCGGGTATCGACCGCACCGGCCTGTCGGCCGTCCTCACGGCGGTCGTCGACCGTCACGACCTGCTGCGTGCCCGGCTGCTGCCCGACGGACTGCTCGTCGGGGAGCCCGGCTCCGTGGACGTCGACCCTCTCGTCCGGCGAGTCGCCCACGAAGGGCCATGGACCGGAGAGTCCTGGCACAGGCTGCTGACCGGCGAACTCGACGCCGCCGCAGGGAGACTGGACCCGTCCACGGGTGTGGTCGCGCAGTGCGTGTGGTTCGATCCGCCGTCCGGCTCCGGACGACTGCTGCTCGCCCTGCACCATCTCGTGGTCGACGGCGTCTCCTGGCGGATCCTGATGCCCGATCTCGCGGCCGCGTGGCACCAGGTCCGCGACGGGCGCACCCCCGAACTGCCGCCCGTCGGGACCTCCGTACGGTGCTGGGCCCACGCCCTGGCCGACGAGGCGTCGAGCGACGCCCGGCGCGCCGAGCTCGAGACGTGGCGGTCGATCGTCGACGGCCCCGACCCGGTCCTGGGGACCCGGCGCCTCGACCCGGTCGCCGACGTGCGGAGCACGGTCGAGAAGGTCCGCGTCCAGCTGCCGCAATCGGTCACCCAGGCGCTGCTGACCGCCGTACCGGACGCCTACCGGGGCGGAGTCAACGACGGCCTGCTGGCCGCTCTCGCCGTGGCCGTCGCCCGCTGGCGCCGCGACAGGGGCGTCACCGAACCCTCGACACTGCTCCGCCTGGAGGGCCACGGCCGGGAGGAGGAGGCCATCTTGGGGGCCGACCTGTCCCGCACCGTCGGCTGGTTCACCAGCGTCTTCCCGGTGCGGCTCGACACCGCGGGCATCGACCTCGACGAGGCGTTCGCGGCCGGCCCAGCCGCGGGAGCCCTGCTCAAGGCGGTGAAGGAACAGCTCCTGGCCGTACCGGACCGGGGCCTGGGCTACGGCCTGCTGCGCCACCTCGACCCCCGAGGCGCCGAGGCACTGGGTACCTCGTCCCTCGGGCAGATAGGGTTCAACTATCTGGGCCGCTTCTCCGCCACCGACATGCCGCAACATCTGCGCGGTCTCGGCTGGACGCTGACGTCCGACATCGCGGAGTGCACGGAACTCGCCGAACTCGACGCAGGCCATGACCCGGCCATGCCGGCCCTGTGCGAGCTGGACATCAACGCCATGGTCACCGACACCCCGGAAGGCCCCAGGATCGGCGCGGTGTTCGCCGCCCCCAAGGGCGTGCTGTCCGCCGGGGAGGTGCGCGAGCTGGCCGACCTGTGGTGCACCGCGCTCACCGCCCTGGCCCGGCATGCCACCTCGCCGGACGCCGGCGGCCTGACCCCGTCCGACGTGCCGCTGGTCACCGTCGGACAGCCGGAGATCGAGGCGTGGGAGGGCCGCTACCAGGGGCTCACCGACATCTGGCCGCTGACCGCCTTGCAGTCCGGACTGCTGCACCACTCATCGTTGGCCGACAACGACGCCGACACCTACCAGGTCCAGCTGGTGTTCGACTTCGAGGGCCCGGTGGACGCGGTGCGGATGCGTGCCGCGGGCCAGGCCCTGCTGAGGCGGCACGCCGCCCTGCGCACAGCGTTTGTACCGAACGCCGCGGGTGACCTGGTGCAGCTCGTCGTGGACGGCGTTGAACTGCCCTGGCGGGAGCGCACGGTGGCCGCCGACTCGTTCGAGCGTTTCCTCACCGAGGACCGCACCGAGCCGTTCGACCCGGCGACGCCGCCGCTGCTGCGCCTGACCTTGGTCCGCGTCGACGACGCGCACACCCGGCTCGTCCTCACCGCCCACCACGTCCTGTTCGACGGCTGGTCCGAACCTCTCCTGCTGCACGACCTGATCCGGCTCTATGCCGGCGCCCCCGCGTCGCTGCTCGCCGCACGCTCCTTCAAGGACTTCCTCGCCTGGCTGGACCGACAGGACCACGACCGCTCGGTGCGCGCACACACCGAGGCACTGGCGGGCCTCGCCGGACCGACCCTTGTCGCGCCCGCCGGAACCGGCACGTCCGCGACCGGCTTCGGTGTCCGCGACATCGCGCTGACCACCGACGAGGCACAGGCCCTCGTCCGGCGCGCGGCCGAACTGGGCAGCACTCCCAGCAACCTGGTCCAGGCCGCGTGGGCGGCGGTGCTCGCGGAGATCACCGGCAGCACCGACGTGGTGTTCGGCACCACGGTCTCCGGACGTCCGCCGGCCCTGCCCGGCGTGGACTCCGTCGTCGGACTGTGCATCAATACGCTTCCGGTACGGGTGCGTTGCCGTCCGAGGAGCACGCCGACGCAACTCGTCGCCGATCTCCAGGCGACCCACGCAGACCTGCTGGAGCACCACCACACCGGCCTGATCGACATCCACGCCGCCACCGGGTTCGACACCCTCTTCGACACCCTGGTCGTCTACCAGTCGTATCCCTTCGACAACACCGCCATCGCCGAGGCGAGCGCGGCTGCCGGACTCCCCGCGCCCGGGTTCCGGTCCCTCGCCGGATCGCACTACCCGCTCGTCGTGATGGCAGAGCAGGACCCCCTTCCGCGGCTGCGTCTGCAATACAAGAACGGCCTCCTCGACCGGGACACCGTGGAGCGGATCGCCGACCTCCTGCTGCGCATGCTGCGAGCGTTCGTGGCCGACCCCGGCACCGCCGTGGGCACGGTCGCCGCCGGCCGGCCCCAGGCACGGACCACCGGCGGCGCCGGCACCCCACTGCCCGGCCCGCTCCTCGCCGCCCGCGTCGCACAGAACGCCGCCGCCGCGCTCGTCGTCGATGACGTGCCGACGACGCTCGGCGAGATCGCGTCGGACGCCGAGCGGCTCGCCCGTACCTGCCGGCAGAACGGGCTGGGTCCGGGATCGGTCGTGGCGGTCAGCTGCGCCCACCCGGTGGATCAGCTGACGGGTCTGCTGGCTGTGCTCGGCATCGGCGGCTGCTTCGTCGAGCTCGATCCGAAGGACCCCCTCGCCTGGTCGGAGGCGGTGGCTCGGGAGGCCCGCCCGGACGCGGCCGTCGTGGACGAGTCGGCGCCGGGACGGCCATGGGGTGACCTGCCCCGCATCCTCGTCGGGTCCGGCGGCCCTCACACGGTCGACGGCCCCGCGGACGCGCCGGGTGACCTCCGGCCCGACCAGCCGGCCTGCCTCGACTTCGTACCGTCCGCCACGGCGACCCCGTACGGTCTGCTCCTCACCCAGGCCGGACTGGCCGCCGGCGCGGCACGGTTCGCCGGCACCGGGGACGAGCCGCTGATGGCGGGGCCCGATACGCGCGCCACCGAACTGCTGCTCGCGCTCTGCGGCGGCCGCCGAGTCGAGATCCGCAAGGGATCGCCCCCGCTGTCCGCGGTTCCCACCGCCGGGAACGAGGCCCGTCTGCTCAGCCCGTCCCTGGCGGCGGTCGCACCCGGAGGCGCGGGCGAGCTGTACGTGGCCGGGGAGTTCGCGCACGGCATTCCCGGGCGGCCCGGGGCCACCGCGCAGCGGTTCGTCGCAGACCCGCACGGCGCTCCCGGCAGCCGTCTGTACCGCACCGGAGTCCGGCTCCGGCACACCGCCGGGCCGGTTCCCGCGGACTTCGGCGGGCACGACGCGCGGACCGAACCGGAGGCGGTGCGGACGGTGCTCCTGGCTCACCCGCACGTGGCACAGGCTGCGGTCGTCACGGCCGCGCAGGGCCTCGTCGCGTATGTGGTCGCCGCCGAGCCGCAGACCGTCGCCGCCGACGCGCTGCGGGCCCATGTCGCCCAGCGTCTGCCGGCCCGCATGGTCCCCGCCGCGCTGGTTGCCCTGGACGCCCTGCCGACAACCGCCGACGGACGGCTCGACCTCCGGCGGCTGCCCGACCCGCCGGGCACCAGCCGCCGTGCGGCACGCACCGGCCACGAGGAAGCGCTGTGCCGGCTGTTCGCGGACGTCCTCGGACGGCAGGAGGTGGGCATCGACGACGACTTCTTCGCGCTCGGCGGCAACTCCCTGCTCGCCACCCGTCTGATCAGCCGCATCCGCGATGACCTCGGCACGGAGATCGCCATCGGGGCCATGTTCCGGCACCGGACCATCGCCGAGCTCGTCGCCCGCTGGGACGAGAACACCACCAGGAGCGGCCCTCGGCTGCGCAGACGGAGCAAGGAGTGA
- a CDS encoding thioesterase II family protein translates to MSVQTSELVAETPYIWRARRPESTQRLICLPHAGAGAAAYADWIPLLPPEIELVAVQLPGRQNRIAEEPFTAVGPLVSTLTHALRPVLDRPYAIFGHSCGAALAFELAKALRARGRRGPDQLFLSAQPAPGFTGVRPLSDLPDDEFRAEMTALGGIDREILEDPFVLDSLLPALRTDFALWEGHRTAPSEPLDCPLTVLCGDDDPRTPPDSVAGWQAHTNAEFYARFYPGGHFYFLESGAADVVSFLSRKMLTTKGRAA, encoded by the coding sequence ATGAGCGTTCAGACATCGGAACTCGTCGCCGAGACGCCGTACATCTGGCGGGCCCGGCGGCCGGAGAGCACCCAACGGCTGATCTGCCTGCCGCACGCCGGCGCGGGAGCCGCGGCCTACGCCGACTGGATCCCGCTGCTGCCGCCGGAGATCGAACTCGTCGCCGTGCAGCTGCCCGGCAGGCAGAACCGTATCGCCGAGGAACCGTTCACCGCGGTCGGCCCGCTCGTCAGCACGCTCACGCACGCCCTGCGCCCGGTCCTCGACCGCCCGTACGCGATCTTCGGCCACTCCTGCGGCGCAGCCCTCGCGTTCGAGCTCGCCAAGGCGCTCCGGGCGCGCGGTCGGCGCGGCCCGGACCAGCTCTTCCTGTCCGCCCAGCCCGCCCCCGGCTTCACCGGTGTACGGCCGTTGAGCGACCTGCCCGACGACGAGTTCCGCGCCGAGATGACGGCGCTCGGCGGCATTGACCGCGAGATCCTCGAGGACCCGTTCGTACTCGACTCCCTGCTGCCCGCCCTGCGCACCGACTTCGCCCTCTGGGAAGGGCACCGCACCGCTCCCTCGGAACCCCTCGACTGCCCCCTCACCGTGCTGTGCGGCGACGACGACCCGCGCACGCCCCCGGACTCCGTCGCCGGGTGGCAGGCGCACACCAACGCCGAGTTCTACGCCCGGTTCTACCCGGGTGGCCACTTCTACTTCCTGGAGTCCGGCGCGGCCGACGTCGTGTCGTTCCTGTCCCGGAAGATGCTGACGACCAAGGGGAGGGCCGCATGA